The Carassius carassius chromosome 32, fCarCar2.1, whole genome shotgun sequence DNA window ttttattttgacgggtttccgtgaatacctttaaattgacactggttttactcaaatgaaatggtaaaatgcttgtgaagtgactcagagcagttctggtgatgttgtttatgtatttatgtcctcactgagatggcagatgctgaaattactgcaagcgtcacacgcttcagtctatgaagtaaacaaacctgcacgtctctgccattaattcacacagagatgcgcagaacatgcagggcacgtcctgattttgctgagttagatgtgttcctaggtcaacatattttgttgaccctggaacaacattttactccaaaaatgtattcttgaccatatccctacacctaaacctaaccttaaccatgaatattccctaaaatcagaggaaatgatagatgaatgacactgatgtacaagcaccaaacagtgattttaagcgtaaacttcacaaaatctataaactggttcttcaaatctgactggttaatcacaatgttgttccagggacaacaaagatgttgtgtccaggaacatgtctcacttggtaaaatcaggttctgcaacacgcaggattcatatttcaaccaacttttgcggcttaacatttgcagatactggtccatatggagatttgattcgATTCATTTATGCTAACTTGGACAAATTCCTTGActatccatattaaaatgtaagtttcattatcatgactcatgttttctgcttcgcggaaatcatagcgctttatgcgtcaagaaccgggttgactgggtcctcggtaccaccggtacttaaagaaacctggtacagtcacattttcagttttttagtACAGACTTTGTACCGAAGTacactattatattattatatttttttactctcTCTCTTGCTATCTATCTGTCAATTTTCTTGGTGTTGTCATTTGTTTTGTTACCTTCTATTATGCCTGCTGTCATACTTTTCCTTCTATTGTCTTCTACACCATATTCTACACCATACTCCTACTGTCTTCAAGCCATCAGACTCCTCAACTCCAGATGACTGAGGGGATAAGAACTGATTCACACACTGGACGGATTTGAACCACTCTCACACACATCCCAATCGATTATCTACCTTCGCACAAACAATTTTGTATAAATTTCTGCCGTCGGCACTGTTCTCCCAGTATGCACTTTGTAGTCCTGTGCAGTCTGTGTTTAAACGTTTACAGTTCATATTTTAAAGTCAGCTCTTTTTCTGTCTTCTTAGTcctattttacttttacttatcctatttaatataatttaataatggcCAGTTTAGTTTCTTTGTAGTcctgtgtttttgtctttgtagCACCTTGATCCTGGAGAAAAGCcaactcaaaatattaataaatactataacagcatataaataatattaaaataacacacaGAGGTTTTCTGCATGAATCCATTAGTGATCCCAATGTGTGTGCACATTTAATATACAGTCATATAAATTGCCTGTAATTAAACCCAACCTTTTTCTCAATACCACTGAAGAACTGGAACATGGTGATGCTCGGAGGAGGTTTGGACATGCCCAGAGTCATACAGATGCCCTTCAGCTCCATGAAGACTTTACTGCCGCCTGTCTCCTGCCCCTTCTTCTGGGGGTGGTTCACCATGATCATCCTAGCCGACTCAAGCTCGGAGATCAAGAAGCCTAGAAGAATggtattaatatgaataatttttaTGATGTACAAGGATCTTGCACCTGTTtctttagtatcattgagatactatagtagttttttttattcatattcagAATTTTTATCTGTgccatattcattttaattagtcGTTTTGTGGGAACttctgccttggcaactagctgaaaaaagttgaaattaatatttttatttatagttaacttgtttttagttaactatttcaagtaacaaaattcAAAAAGCTTCATAGGAATGAGCAAATGATTTTGTTTACATACTCAGCAGTAACAGGCAGTTGTTTGCATTCAGCAGACGTTTGGTGACCTCTCCAGTGATGAGAGCAGGATATGGACAGCACAGCTCAGCTAAAAGACCACTCATCTCCAGCTGAAACCCCTCAGCCTCGCTTGGACCTGCACAAGCCACACACAAAACCAATGATTCACATTCTGACTGACACTTTCTTCGTCTcgtagatcagtggttcccaaccacatGTCTGGAGGCCCCCGAACAcagcacattttgcatctctcctgTGTCTGACACTCCCAATTCAGgacttggagtctctactaatgaggtgtgtttgattaaggagagaCTGAAAACATGGAGTGTTTGGGGgcctccaggaacagggttgggaaccactgtcgtAGATGATATCATATGTGTGGGATCACACTCACAGTTGGTCGCCTGCACATTCTCCTCTAGTCTGCAGTAGAGCTTTAGCTCAGAGACAAGCCAGGCACACAGTTTAGTGTACTCTGGAGATGCAGCACCACCAGTCACAGCCGTCTCAAGAGCTCCATCCTCTAGGAGTGGACCCTGGTatctgcaaaaacacacacacactttttatttgCTTATGTTTGCATTTCAAGATGGTCCTGAGTCATTCCGCACTTTTCCTGCTATTCAGGAGGATTTGAAGTGACCCACTGATGTTTCAACCTCTGTTTATCtctgttatatatttttaaaaagctagatgcattaaattaagaaaatgagACTTCATACTTAAGTTAGTTCTGATCCTCAAATGACATTACTAATAATTTACCTATTACATCTAAAGGCTTTTAATCTTGCACAAATACGACTCATACCTACCAGTTCTTCACTGATTCTAAAACAATCTACGGATTGACAGATCTGGAGCTGGGAATGTGGTGGCAGAGGTGTGTTCATTTAGTCTATGATGATTCAGGCTATTTAAGGCAGTGGAGATATTTGAGATATCTGAAGCACTGAGTGCTGACGCAGCACGGACCAATCACTTCATTGATTACGTAAATCATGCTGTCAAATACATGTGCCAAAATCCCCAGCTTTAATATGACAGACAACAAATCACGGCTGTTGATGGATACaagaaaatatttgaaattaatagTTATTCGCCTCAAGTTGATAcaatcaacagcagttcagaatAGGGAAAGCGGTTCTGTGTCTCAGATCGTGCAGAACACCGGTATGCCGGGACATGTGTGCACGAACTCAGATTTACGCCGTTAAACCGAAAATCAAAACGtctgataaaacaataaaatatatgccAACGAAAGATTTGATTCACCTACCCTAGGTCCTCCAATGAATCAAGAATATCAGTGAACTCCATCGCAAATTACTCCCTCTAGCAGCCGTAATGACTGCACTGCTGGGTTGGCATAATGGGGTCCTTACAGCTCCTGTAGACGACCAGACACATTGCCGGATACGTTTTATCAGTCCTTGTGTTCCCccgtaaagaaaataaacaacattattttttaaataattattaattaaatcataaaatgaatcatttatttaattgtatcattaatgtatttattgtattcaaattatttttgcatttattaattatttgctaCATTTCATATGCATACTTTAAATATTACTTCGTTTACAAATACTGAGAATACCGggtctataactttttttaaatattttttttttacataatttgtttCATTGAATTTGCATTTTGTGAAATTTAATTGCACTTTTTTTATTACGTATTATCTATATAATTGTATTGTTCACCGAAGAAAAAAAAGGCGTCACTTGTTAATGTTATTTGTTAGTTCACAATATCCCGAGGAACACAGTATACCCACTGTTTGCATGTGTGCCTCAATCCAAAAGAGGTGAACCAAATTACATTATGGCAATTTTTTTCAACGTTTACATCAACATtgtatatgtatttgtttgtctAATAACGTAAGTGCAACAGTTTTGAACTGGCGTCGTTTGGACAGGCGTCTGTGAACGTCGCTGTGGCTCCAGTCCTGCAGGCGACGCTGTGGCCGCGCTCAGACTCATGCAGACACACCGGAGCTCAGAtagtgaatgaaaaaataaactcGTTGAAACCATACATGAATTGATTCGATATTTATGCACAAAAATGTACCGAGGTACGTCAAACCCGGACTATCACCGGCCACCGGTACCCCCTTCAGGGTTCGGACACCCCGCGGCATCTTTTGGACCTCCGCCGTTCTGCCCTCCTTTTGGGGTTCCTCCAGGGCCTCCATTCTGCGTTCCTCCGCCCGCTCCTCCTCCGGGACGCCCGTACGGAGCAGGGAACGAAAACTACAACAGAGAATCGTTTTACGAGGTGCGTGTTTGTCGGTCCAGTCATAAACCCAATCCGCATCTTCTTGTCGCAGGTTTGGCTGCATCCACCTGGTGAAAATGCaagattgatatatatataatataatgttaaatatattgtgtatatatctTTGGTTTCGTTACGAAATGCATTTTCAGAGCAGTGCGTGAAAGTAAGGtgaattaatattaaatgtgGTAACTGAAAGGCAATCTCAAGCAGTGGCCTGCAGTTTACAATGGCACTCGTTTGTTTGATTGATTAGTGGCCTGCAGATATTTACATACTTTGTCATTTAAtgtcatacttttttttatttttttatttttgatttaaaactTATTCTTTCTAGGTTTAAATGGCAGAAATTTCAGATTTTCATTGTGATCTTAGATTTTGTACTGGAAATTATTTGTGTCTTATATCTGTATATGAATATAGACATTTTATTTGCCAGTGTGTAGTGATATATCTGTTTTTCTCTCATTCCTTTCTGTCCCCTGCAGAACCGACCCTTCGCCAGCCACACTGCTGACCAAAGTGGATCCAAGCTGATCAACTCTCTGCTTAGGTCTGCAAATCAGCATCAGCTTGGTCACACCTCAAACAATTGGTCAACCCAAAGTCTAGATGAGCAAAACCAAGAAGTTAGGTATAAAGAACTATTGTTTGAAATCaaaattcctgtgatgcaaagctgaactttcagcagccatttctccagtcttcaatgtgCACTTGATCctctagaaatcattctaaaatgctgatttgatactcaagtaacatttattattttcagtatCGTGTGTACATATAAAACTGGTAATCCTGAATCCATTTCCATGTGTTTCAATAAAGGAAAAAGGCAGAAGAGTTTCTCCGAATCCTGGAGGCAAGTGACCGGATTGAGCTGCCAGGAGATAAAAATGATAGTGGAACAGGAGACAAGCATCCCAGCCAAACACGCAGTCGGAGCAGAGGGAAGAGCCGTCCACGCAGTCGCAGCAGGAGCCGTGGAAGGAGCCGGGGTCGTAGTCAAGCTCGGAGTCGTGGAAAGAGTCGTGCTCGCAGCAAAACACGCAGCCGCAGTCGCACTCGAGGTAAAAGCCACACAAGGGCCAAAAGTCGTGTGAGGAGTTGTAGCCGCAGTCGCAGTCATGGGAAGAGTGGAACACGCAGTAAGAGTCAGTCCCGCCCGAGCCCCAACCAAACAAAACAGTCATACAGAGGAACCGTTGAAGGCAATCACAACTCTAGCAGCGCCAGCAGCGGAATCAGCCTTGCCAGTAGTGCCATGCCTGATCTATTTCATGGACTAAAACAGATCCTACAAAACAAAGATCTAGACAAACACCTGCCTTTGGTCAAGAATGCCCTCCTTAGAAGCCAGGTGCGCCACACTAATCTGTCATGTTTTGAGTTTGAGTTTCTATGTTTTTTGGTTTGTGGGTCAATGACACAACGTTTTATTAAAGctacactgtttatttttttattataatttttttgtaatgtcaTTTCCGCACGCAGAGAAATGCATCTCAAATATCATTCAAATGGCAAATCTTTGGGGAATCGCCAGTTGCCACAGTTTtttcatattccactatgttcttccctcaattTAGACGAGTTGATATGTACCTCTCctgtctcagtgcgtgcactgaATCGCTGTCGgtgcagtaatatcatcactcctgaaaactcccTTTCCCCCTCTCCCTCTAATTTCCGTAAATACAACTAACGTGAGGaagagtgatgatattactgcgccgAGGTCGAAGTGCTCTTCCGCCATGAATGATGTTAAGCTAAACGCTAGCATAGAGGTGCCGCACGCTACAGTGAtcgagtgcacgcactgagaccgGAGAGGTACATACCAACTCATCTAagctgagggaagaacatagtggaatatgaaaaactgtggcgttttcctttaaaaaaaatcacattacaaTGCCATTCATACAGACTTAAATATGAGTAAATAAACTTTAGTTCATTAGTTTGACATAAccttttattaatgtaaatttataatgcacgattaaaaaaaatcactttcaaaaATAGATTTCACAACATTTTAAGATGGTTAAGATAtgttcaaggtaaaaaaaaattgacaattttAGAGGCAATAAATTTTaacttttctttaattttaacatttttaaattttaactttttttttttttttttttttttttactttaaatcaaCTTGAAAGAGTACATTTTTTAGGAACCTGGTCCAATCCTAGACACCTGTCTTTTTTGCTGCTGCTAATACTTGACATTGATATTTATTTTGTCTCGTTGACTTTCACACCCATCATTTTCTCTACAAGTAATATGAAATGTCTTCTAAACAGAATACTGAAGACACAAGGGGAATGTTTCCAGCAAATCAGTATGCAGGCTTCCAGAACCTAGAACCTGAAGCCTCTGCTGAACCCCGTTATGGTTCCATGCTTCCTCACGAGAGGGCTGGCGGAGACGGCGGCAGCTTTTCCAATATCTTATCCTGGAACACACCCAACCAGCAGCCTGAAACCAAGCCTGCGTTCCAGACTGTTGAAGATGAAGAGAAATTCCTTTATGGAGAGGAAGAGGAGCGATCCAAACCTCAGGCTGTGACTGTTCCGTTGGCCCAGACGAGATCTGTGAGGTCTCCGGTTCATCATCTCAGTAAAGAACACCAGACTCACGGTCTCCAGGAACCCAAAGCACATGCCGTGTCTGCTACCATGCCGCCCGCTGCTTCTGGCACAACGAAAGTCAGTCCAGAGGAATGCGAGAAGGTGAGAACCCTTCTGAGGACCATCGGCCTGAATCCAGGCATGGCTGACATCTGTAAAATGGCTGCCAGGCTAAAGGAGAAAAAGGGAGAACAAGGAACACCTGCTTCGCTCCCGATGCTCAAACCAACCCTGGAGGCGCTGCAAGCACTGTCCAGAGGTCAGAACTGGCATGTTTTATGCTTTTTAGTTGTCATTTTTACCCAAACTTTAATAAAGACCAAGCAGTATTCAGCACCAGAGTTAGAGAACATGCGATCCATGCCAGATGGGGGTTTTCAAACTATTTTGAAAATCTTTTCAAAAGAAGTAGGCCTTAGTATACAACTAAAAAGGCTGAAATgatctaaaaaaaattgtttgggaTTGCATTAACTGGTCTTTTAAGTTGCAGAATTGTGTCTGGAGATTCTTGAAAGTGCATTTTAAGAGGCTGCATTGCATCATAGCTGTTGTTTTGTTCTTGATGTCTGTCAGCtatttgaagaaattataaaagaCCAAGAAGACTTCATAAGGACCTTGTGCTTGTAATGCAATCAACTTTTGTCTGTTTTCAGTGACCAAAACCGATGACAGTAGGAGTAATCGCTCTGGAAGCAGCCATTCTAATCACGATTCCAAGCGTGAGGGAAAGGTATGGAGAGTT harbors:
- the LOC132112659 gene encoding serine/arginine repetitive matrix protein 2-like codes for the protein MYRGTSNPDYHRPPVPPSGFGHPAASFGPPPFCPPFGVPPGPPFCVPPPAPPPGRPYGAGNENYNRESFYENRPFASHTADQSGSKLINSLLRSANQHQLGHTSNNWSTQSLDEQNQEVRKKAEEFLRILEASDRIELPGDKNDSGTGDKHPSQTRSRSRGKSRPRSRSRSRGRSRGRSQARSRGKSRARSKTRSRSRTRGKSHTRAKSRVRSCSRSRSHGKSGTRSKSQSRPSPNQTKQSYRGTVEGNHNSSSASSGISLASSAMPDLFHGLKQILQNKDLDKHLPLVKNALLRSQNTEDTRGMFPANQYAGFQNLEPEASAEPRYGSMLPHERAGGDGGSFSNILSWNTPNQQPETKPAFQTVEDEEKFLYGEEEERSKPQAVTVPLAQTRSVRSPVHHLSKEHQTHGLQEPKAHAVSATMPPAASGTTKVSPEECEKVRTLLRTIGLNPGMADICKMAARLKEKKGEQGTPASLPMLKPTLEALQALSRVTKTDDSRSNRSGSSHSNHDSKREGKKTYEKERDRREKQIQKKRKEYLVKELEGLLKQEGEGDLIPVMGFFCQRCEEFFGDMNSAERHVESHSHKDRNKTSGSQEQHRDAKRHEDQHHTSSHRRESPHSRSSRVYQDHKERSPDRKRTRDERSPHSTDIKVKKEPEGKDSKDESKDKYKEKRDKPDDDVDAESTKSEKKKKKKEKKMKKKEKKKKKDKEKKAEKDSP